In Mycobacterium sp. JS623, one genomic interval encodes:
- a CDS encoding Ms5788A family Cys-rich leader peptide encodes MSLGRLWGVSTRLEPMLTKRRAVDLCRVAGCCCCCCSC; translated from the coding sequence ATGTCATTGGGTAGGCTGTGGGGCGTGTCAACCCGCCTCGAGCCGATGCTCACCAAGCGCCGCGCAGTCGATCTGTGCCGCGTTGCGGGTTGTTGCTGTTGTTGTTGTAGCTGCTGA
- a CDS encoding DUF4395 domain-containing protein, producing the protein MSTNTTTTQVDVRGPRFAAWVTTAVLVATLLAAAVSPLAAGVILGVQAVVFAIGAWRGPRHHPYGLIFGRLVLPRLGPVTEKEPVPPLKFAQLVGFVFAVAGVIGFTSGITLLGLIATGFALVAAFLNAAFGICLGCQIYPLVARLRRAPSPA; encoded by the coding sequence ATGTCGACCAACACCACGACCACCCAGGTGGATGTGCGCGGTCCGAGGTTCGCCGCATGGGTCACCACCGCAGTGCTCGTGGCGACGCTGCTGGCGGCGGCGGTCAGCCCGCTTGCCGCGGGCGTGATCCTGGGTGTCCAGGCCGTCGTTTTCGCCATCGGCGCGTGGCGCGGGCCGCGTCATCATCCCTACGGCCTGATCTTCGGCCGTCTTGTCTTGCCCCGCCTCGGACCTGTCACCGAGAAGGAACCCGTACCGCCGTTGAAGTTCGCACAGCTGGTCGGCTTCGTCTTCGCGGTCGCCGGTGTCATCGGATTCACTTCCGGCATAACGCTTCTCGGCCTGATCGCCACTGGCTTTGCGCTCGTGGCAGCCTTTCTCAACGCTGCCTTCGGCATCTGCCTTGGCTGCCAGATTTATCCGCTCGTCGCACGGCTTCGCCGGGCACCGTCCCCCGCATAA